In Fundidesulfovibrio soli, one genomic interval encodes:
- the asnB gene encoding asparagine synthase (glutamine-hydrolyzing), protein MCGICGFAGLGDRAALEAMNARQAHRGPDGAGFWRHARRNVGFGHRRLAIIDVASGAQPMSTADGGLTVTFNGEIYNHAELRAELEAKGHRFQTHHCDTEVLLHGYREWGEAMPERLSGMWAFCIHDAGADRLFLSRDRFGKKPLYYHLRPGLFAFASELTALLAHPEVPASVSALALRKYFAHGFIPAPNSLYEGVYKLPGGHNLTVDLSDFSGRVSRYWAYRVEPMEALPRDPEAEWAEQIRDLLDKAVARRLMSDVPLGVFLSGGVDSSSVTALAARRVQGLRTFSIGFEEASFDESAHSLRAAQLYGTQHRQDTLGLGKALDLLPDLAARLDEPMGDSSLLPTYLLCRETRPHVTVALGGDGADELFAGYDPFKALAAAEAYAALCPKPVHMALRMLAARLPVGHSNMHVSFKVNRFLSALGYPKPLWNPVWLGPVEPRDLPALLAGPCDPEEVYSEAIAAWEETGPKDLVDKTLEFYARFYLQDAILTKVDRASMLCSLEVRAPYLDADLVELVRRIPHRFKFRGGTGKYILKKALEPLVPAEILDRKKKGFGAPVGLWFHQGRLAPDLAALPRGVDRAWAAARLEEHRRGRADHRLLLWNLWVLGRHRGRSTESSTGGAA, encoded by the coding sequence ATGTGCGGCATCTGCGGCTTCGCGGGCCTGGGCGACAGGGCCGCGCTGGAGGCCATGAACGCCCGCCAGGCCCACCGGGGCCCGGACGGCGCGGGTTTCTGGCGGCACGCCCGGCGCAACGTGGGCTTCGGGCACCGCAGGCTGGCCATCATCGACGTGGCCTCGGGCGCGCAGCCCATGAGCACCGCGGACGGGGGGCTCACCGTCACCTTCAACGGCGAGATCTACAACCACGCCGAGCTGCGCGCCGAGCTCGAAGCCAAGGGCCACCGCTTCCAGACCCACCACTGCGACACCGAGGTGCTGCTGCACGGCTACCGCGAGTGGGGCGAGGCCATGCCGGAGCGCCTGAGCGGCATGTGGGCCTTCTGCATCCACGACGCCGGGGCCGACAGGCTCTTCCTCTCCCGCGACCGCTTCGGCAAGAAGCCCCTCTACTACCACCTGCGCCCGGGGCTGTTCGCCTTCGCCTCGGAGCTTACGGCCCTGCTCGCGCACCCGGAGGTGCCCGCCTCTGTGAGCGCCCTCGCCCTGCGCAAGTATTTCGCCCACGGGTTCATCCCCGCGCCGAACAGCCTCTACGAGGGCGTGTACAAGCTGCCCGGCGGGCACAACCTCACGGTGGACCTCTCCGATTTCTCCGGGCGCGTGTCGCGCTATTGGGCCTACCGCGTGGAGCCCATGGAGGCCCTGCCGCGCGACCCCGAGGCCGAATGGGCCGAGCAGATCAGGGACCTCCTGGACAAGGCCGTGGCCCGCCGCCTGATGAGCGACGTGCCCCTGGGCGTGTTCCTCTCCGGCGGGGTGGACTCCTCCTCGGTGACGGCCCTGGCCGCCCGGCGCGTGCAGGGCCTGCGCACCTTCTCCATCGGCTTCGAGGAGGCCAGCTTCGACGAGTCCGCCCACAGCCTGCGAGCGGCCCAATTATACGGCACGCAGCACCGCCAGGACACTCTGGGCCTGGGCAAGGCCCTGGACCTGCTGCCGGACCTGGCCGCCCGCCTGGACGAGCCCATGGGCGACAGCTCGCTCCTGCCCACCTACCTGCTCTGCCGCGAGACGCGCCCACACGTCACGGTGGCCCTGGGCGGCGACGGCGCGGACGAACTGTTCGCGGGCTACGACCCCTTCAAGGCCCTGGCCGCCGCAGAGGCCTACGCCGCGCTGTGCCCCAAACCCGTGCACATGGCCCTGCGGATGCTGGCCGCTCGCCTGCCCGTGGGCCACTCCAACATGCACGTCTCCTTCAAGGTCAACCGCTTCCTGAGCGCGCTGGGCTACCCCAAGCCGCTGTGGAACCCGGTCTGGCTCGGCCCCGTGGAGCCGCGCGACCTGCCCGCGCTGCTGGCCGGGCCCTGTGACCCGGAGGAGGTCTACTCCGAGGCAATCGCCGCCTGGGAGGAGACCGGCCCCAAGGACCTGGTGGACAAGACCCTGGAGTTCTACGCCCGCTTCTACCTGCAGGACGCCATACTGACCAAGGTGGACCGCGCCAGCATGCTCTGCTCCCTGGAGGTGCGCGCCCCCTACCTGGACGCGGACCTGGTGGAGCTGGTGCGGCGCATCCCGCACCGCTTCAAGTTCCGGGGCGGCACGGGCAAGTATATCCTCAAGAAGGCCCTGGAGCCCCTGGTCCCGGCGGAAATCCTGGACCGGAAGAAGAAGGGCTTCGGCGCGCCCGTGGGCCTGTGGTTCCACCAGGGCAGGCTCGCCCCGGACCTCGCCGCCCTGCCCCGGGGCGTGGACCGGGCCTGGGCAGCCGCCCGCCTGGAGGAGCACCGCCGGGGGCGGGCCGACCACAGGCTGCTGCTCTGGAACCTCTGGGTGCTGGGCAGGCACCGGGGGCGCTCCACGGAAAGCTCAACCGGAGGTGCTGCGTGA
- a CDS encoding class I SAM-dependent methyltransferase, with protein sequence MIWSNMEYVPLRLIRRFLLSGVALDKLGGILPYWRVNAALDDPEAVVKGYAELAAEAWKPLEGLRAVELGCGATNATGYAWTALFGGSWTGVEPYALFDTGRDAALLERVRVHFPQAGPENVRRLRDIALLPEGSADVIVSNSVLEHVRDPLTLFRQCRRVLAPGGFMLHKVDYRDHFFKYPFQFLTFPRAIWENLLDPGDLPRNRLDDHLQALGDAGFAARVLRRETDKRAFRAVEPFLDREFAGRDPDMLATTVASIFCEAVG encoded by the coding sequence ATGATCTGGTCCAACATGGAATATGTCCCCCTGCGGCTCATCCGGCGCTTCCTGCTCTCCGGTGTCGCGCTGGACAAGCTGGGCGGCATCCTGCCCTACTGGCGGGTCAACGCCGCGTTGGACGACCCCGAGGCCGTGGTGAAAGGCTACGCCGAGCTGGCCGCCGAGGCCTGGAAGCCCCTGGAGGGCCTTCGCGCCGTGGAGCTGGGCTGCGGAGCCACCAACGCCACCGGCTACGCCTGGACCGCCCTCTTCGGCGGATCGTGGACCGGGGTGGAGCCCTACGCCCTGTTCGACACGGGCCGCGACGCGGCCCTGCTGGAGCGCGTGCGCGTTCATTTTCCTCAGGCCGGGCCGGAAAACGTGCGCCGCTTGCGCGACATCGCCCTGCTGCCCGAGGGCAGCGCGGACGTGATCGTCTCCAACTCCGTGCTGGAGCACGTGCGCGACCCGCTGACCCTGTTCCGCCAGTGCAGGCGCGTGCTGGCCCCGGGCGGGTTCATGCTGCACAAGGTGGACTACCGCGACCACTTCTTCAAATATCCCTTCCAGTTCCTCACCTTCCCGCGAGCCATCTGGGAGAACCTCCTCGACCCTGGGGATCTGCCCCGCAACCGTCTGGACGACCACCTCCAGGCCCTTGGGGACGCCGGGTTCGCGGCCCGGGTGCTCAGACGCGAAACGGACAAGCGCGCCTTCAGGGCCGTGGAGCCCTTCCTGGACCGGGAGTTCGCCGGGCGCGACCCGGACATGCTGGCCACCACCGTTGCGTCGATCTTCTGCGAGGCCGTGGGCTAG
- a CDS encoding glycosyltransferase family 2 protein: MREHSLSIIIPLYNEEDNIDPLHARLEEVLGTMNTPYEIIMVDDGSRDGTAARLRELAQRDPRVKVIHLRRNFGQTPAMMAGIDAAEGDILIPMDGDLQNDPADIPRLLAKLAEGYDVVSGWRKDRQDHPLKRNLPSKVANFVISKISGVHLHDYGCSLKAYRKQIIKDVKLYGEMHRFIPIYATWQGAKVTEVGVTHHPRVHGVSKYGIDRTIKVILDLIVVKFLDTFAQKPMHLFGGFGLVSVFIAFLMFLLMLYLKIFADKSFIATPLPLVVTLFFLMGFMSIFMGLIAEILMRTYHESQNKPTYIVDKTRNCRSKD; the protein is encoded by the coding sequence ATGCGCGAACACTCCCTCTCGATCATCATTCCCCTGTACAACGAAGAGGACAACATCGACCCCCTGCACGCCCGCCTGGAGGAAGTGCTGGGAACGATGAACACGCCCTATGAAATCATCATGGTGGACGACGGCTCCCGGGACGGCACCGCCGCCCGCCTGCGGGAGCTGGCCCAGCGCGACCCACGGGTCAAGGTCATCCACCTGCGCCGCAACTTCGGGCAGACCCCGGCCATGATGGCGGGCATCGACGCCGCCGAGGGCGACATCCTCATCCCCATGGACGGCGACCTCCAGAACGACCCGGCGGACATCCCCCGCCTGCTGGCCAAGCTGGCCGAGGGCTACGACGTGGTCTCCGGCTGGCGCAAAGACCGTCAGGACCACCCCCTCAAGCGCAACCTGCCCAGCAAGGTGGCCAACTTCGTCATCTCAAAGATCTCCGGCGTGCACCTGCACGACTACGGCTGCTCGCTCAAGGCCTACCGCAAGCAGATCATCAAGGATGTGAAGCTGTACGGCGAGATGCACCGCTTCATCCCCATCTACGCCACCTGGCAGGGGGCCAAGGTCACGGAGGTGGGCGTAACCCACCATCCGCGCGTGCACGGCGTCTCCAAGTACGGCATCGACCGCACCATCAAGGTCATCCTTGACCTGATCGTGGTCAAATTCCTGGACACCTTCGCCCAGAAGCCCATGCACCTCTTCGGCGGGTTCGGGCTGGTCTCGGTGTTCATCGCCTTCCTGATGTTCCTGCTCATGCTCTATCTCAAGATCTTCGCGGACAAGAGCTTCATCGCCACGCCCCTGCCCCTCGTGGTCACCCTGTTCTTCCTCATGGGCTTCATGTCCATCTTCATGGGGCTCATCGCGGAGATACTCATGCGCACCTACCACGAGTCGCAGAACAAGCCGACCTACATCGTGGACAAGACGCGCAACTGCCGCAGCAAGGACTGA